From Chrysemys picta bellii isolate R12L10 chromosome 1, ASM1138683v2, whole genome shotgun sequence:
gatctgtaactgccctcccctgccacaaagtcacagagcaacccaccccccaccacataacatgaaaacaacctcccagactaaccagggtaactagtcactgcatcactgcactgtgtatgtgccctgctgctgtgcctgcccccgactatgtaccctgccaaaggtgactgtcctgtctgattaccaaccccctttcccatcctcctccaaaagaacatgattgaaacagtagtttacagaaacgtattttttattatcaactacacatggcattgggaggtgaaacttggacgggggcttgtgtcaggcgggaaggaaagaacttttcaaattttgggaaatgagagccttctgctactagagctctctgcaggggtggagtgagacttagcagggactctgccgcctctccttctttgcactttgggtgaggtgggtatgggacttggtggcaggggagggcggttagagatggactgcagcggggctctgtcctcctgcctccgttcctgcagaacatccacaaggcgccggagcgtgtccgtttgctccctcagtagtccaagcagcgtttgagtcgcctgctggtcttcctgccgccacctctcctcccgatccatgttggcttggtgcattcgggtcaagttctcccgccactgggtctgctgtgctgcctgggcttgggaacaggccataagctcagagaacatgtcctcccgtgtcctcttcttcctacgcctaatccgcgctagcctctgggagtgtgatgccaggctaggttgtgagacagtcgcagatggggctgtggaaatgggaaaaaggtagtgaattcctcagaaagaaaaatgtagttgtgaacaaagaacatagtctttctctgtgaacaagaccatgcacagcacctatcacatgcgcactcagcacaaggtcgaattttcggccttcgcattcagtgcctggggtcttgcacagcacatttgagaagcggggcagcacaacggaatttatgttgcaggcagacatggtaagctgtacacttgtggcagtttaaaacttttatattaccactggcctcatttcacatttaaagctatgtcagttcctgcagccagcaaactggcaagcgggaactctgcccctgtcccaccccctcgcggctgtccccgggaacgatccctttcggctgcccctctcccacctccaccgcgtggctacaaaccagcggttacagttctgtcaaggaacgggaaagcagtcccaacactaacattcccctacctaattaaaagcaggtcaccatgggcgacatcaccctgatgaggatctctgagagcgacagacagagaatgctctgggaaagcctccaaagaccagggccgtatgccgccctgctgtgcagagcaatgattcccgagtacgtgatagtctcgtggcgcggcaacgtgtcgtacttcggaggacccaataaggccgctctccccaggaacctcctgcaacggctttcaaattacctccaggagagcttcatcgagatatcccaggaggattactgctctatccccggacatatagaccgcattttactgtagctgcagtagcagggaataaacagtagagcggcttgtgcaggacaatcactgaaaaccggacattgctagattttttttcaaaacttgcactgcccatgactaaaccgttaagcgcatagggcacactaatcatgaacaacccattcttgtaattgttaatattcctgttttgttaaaaataaatgtttagatgtttacaacacttactggctgatccttcaccagattctgtgtccggggtaacggctgtggacgcttcgtaggggatctctgtaagggtgatgaagagatcctggctgtcggggaaatcagcgttgtgagcgctgccgactgcctcgccctcctcatctccttcctcatcttccccgtcccctaacatgtcggaggaaccggccgtggacactatcccatcctcagagtccacggtcactggtggggtagtggtggcggccgcaccgaggatggaatgcagtgcctcgtagaaacgggatgtctggggatgggatccggagcgtccgtttgcctctttggtcttctggtagccttgtctcagctccttgattttcacgcggcactgcgttgcatcccggctgtatcctctctctgccatgtctttagagatcttctcgtagatctttgcattccgtcttttggatcgcagctcggaaagcacggactcatcgccccacacagcgatgagatccaagacttcccgatcagtccatgctggggccctctttctattcacagactgcacggccatcactgctggagcactgctgctgtgctcgccacgatgtccagacaggaaatgagattcaaactggccagacaggaaaaggaattccaattcaaattttcccggggcttttcctgtgtggctggtcagagcatccgagctcgcactgctgtccagagcatcaacagagtggtgcactgtgggatagctcccggagctattagtgtcgatttccatccacacctagcctaattcgacatggccatgtcgaatttggcgctactcccctcgtcggggaggagtacagaagtcgaattaaagagacctctatgtcgaactaaatagtatcgcagtgtggacgggtgcagggttaattcgatgtaacggcgctaactttgacataaacgcctagtgtagaccaggcctaagtgaagTACCTTTTACTTGTCTTTATTCAATTTCATCTTGCTgagttcagaccaattctccaatttgtcaaggtcctttgGAATTCtattcctgtcctccaaaatgcttccaacccctcccagctttgtgtcatctgcagattttacaaGCATACCCTTAGCTCTTCACTCCATtaaccaagtcattaatgaaaatattgaatagtacagacccaggacagactactgcaggaccccactaaatATGCCCTCCAAGTTTGACAGTgacccattgataactactctgagaaTGGTCCTTCAATCAGGTGTGAACCCCCTTATAGTAAATTCAAATAgactgtatttccctagtttgctaatGAGACTGTCAAAATCCCAACCAAAATCAACATATCATGTCTGCGTcctccagccactaggccagtaactctATCAAACACATAGTTGTACCCTTTATTAGATAGTTTTTAGTGGTTGGTTACTGCTAGTAGGGGGTTTGGAGGCTCCCTCCCTGATATCCCCATGGTTTGCTTAGTATTCCCAAGATCCCCTGTTTCAAGTCCTGCATGGGCTGCAGTGCCCTCAGGACTTCTTGGTTAGTCACTTCCATGGCACTAGTTTATATTGCTCTGGGGACCCTCAATCCCCTCCAAGTGCAATATCTGTCATTCCTTTTCTCTCTGAACCCTGCAACCTCGAGAAACCCAGGTCAGAAGATTCCTGATGGAGTGCTCAATGAGGGCCCAATCTGACCCTGTGTTATCAGACCTCCTGACCGTTGACCAGAGTCACTGGGAAGTGCTTCTCTGAGCATGGTGCTCCCTGGCTCTGGATCATCAAAGGGCAGAGCTGAGGACCCTAGTAGGCAGAGCAGACAGGAGGAAGGTAAGAGCAAGCACTCTCACAAAAAACAGAGGAAGCCCCAAGCCCCCATTCAAGAAGAGGATTTCTTCCCCGTACCCTTCAAATCTGGCAAGACTCCACAGCCTGGTACAGATGTGTGAGAAACTCATGGAGGGTACAGGTCTGACTTGACAATACTGAGAGCCAAGAGTGTTCTACAACCACCGATTGCTGAAGGTTTGGGACTGGCCCTAACACTGGTAAGCACAAGAAAGGAGGTTTCACTGGCTGAACTGACAATACCATCCCATAGCGAGAAGGATTCAGTGGTATCCACATTTTCTGCACAACCTAAATCAGCACTGTTGGCCCTGCCATGAGGCAGCAGCTCCTCTCTCTGCCCATCCTCAAGGACTTGGTGTCCTGTCCTCAACAACCTAGTTCTCTATTCTGACCCAGAGTTGCTGATATTCTTGGAGCTGGTAACCACCACAGAGGTACTCACATTGTCTGTCTGCCTTTTGCTGGTACCATCGACCAGCTGAGGCATTACGAGATATCTGGTATCAGCTGCTCAGCCTGAGAACTCATACTCCTCTGGCAGTTTTGAGACTGAGACAGACAGTGGTGTCACATTTTGGGGTGCAACCAAGATTAATGAGAGGTTGTCTGGACTCTCCTAGCCAGCATGCATTGAGCGTCTGTATGTTAAGCAGCCCTGTATGTTCAGCAACTCTGGCTCCAGCAGTCTGCTAGTTACACCACAGCTGCACTCTggtttccaccagccttggttacttctAGGCAAGTGACCCCAatacacccccagctccaaatgTCTCCCAAACCATCTGCCCTGAAATGTCAAGCCTTTTCCTGGACCACTCAGAGAAATAATAGGGTTTGCTTGCTCTTTTAAAGAATCATACCCAGCAGCTCGCcacattaactggagttaacccaattcaaacacagcactggttggtttagattaaaataaaacaagttcattAAAGTGAGGACATAAATTAAGTGATGCTGGGTAAAAGAAGGAAAGGTAAAGATGgttacaggaaaaataaaagtgaaaacacacatctaaaagtctaacacttaatctagcaagatgcAGTTGTGACGGTACCTCcgataaggctttatggaaatatgcttagcatgtgttttatgctacatatgccatgtaacatatcttcaTAAAGCTTATGATCtcctgaatgtattaatcctatttgtatgcatgtatcatttttgtattcaaatttatgaatgttatgaatgttggctgtgtaccgGCTTagtttcta
This genomic window contains:
- the LOC135980747 gene encoding myb/SANT-like DNA-binding domain-containing protein 2, translating into MEIDTNSSGSYPTVHHSVDALDSSASSDALTSHTGKAPGKFELEFLFLSGQFESHFLSGHRGEHSSSAPAVMAVQSVNRKRAPAWTDREVLDLIAVWGDESVLSELRSKRRNAKIYEKISKDMAERGYSRDATQCRVKIKELRQGYQKTKEANGRSGSHPQTSRFYEALHSILGAAATTTPPVTVDSEDGIVSTAGSSDMLGDGEDEEGDEEGEAVGSAHNADFPDSQDLFITLTEIPYEASTAVTPDTESGEGSASKCCKHLNIYF